From Cydia fagiglandana chromosome 6, ilCydFagi1.1, whole genome shotgun sequence, the proteins below share one genomic window:
- the LOC134664899 gene encoding uncharacterized protein LOC134664899 yields the protein MTADPPINLRPEPTVECNVVNNRINSPLLREDVKRQNGHDNALIDFNNDHVNEECRRQDQTEPITGSATLLQAIADTAAAAKALAARDVPRKAKIELPTFYGNSSQWLQFKYLFDSTKTSYSPAENTARLHNALRGPAREAVASLLNTAAASEDIMAALERTFACPEMIVFGEVQILKTLPRLGPDLKEIGIFANKVRNSLSTMKLLGLREYLQSPELFHNILGKFNPLMKMRWSDYASDLSETSNHLKSKLELLSDFLTREHERYIKFALSPEVGLSMSIPQQSRVHLPMNKPFKRENIHSVTHDKNKTIGKIECVYCKKSHNIKKCTEFTSLSVDDRWRWLREHKVCYKCLKDNSHLWKLCKSNPCGVDGCTFRHNPLLHGRQDTFRSPPTPDTRINNVICVPAAETDNKVSDNNVTVSNIGISCNQHKTSNEICSNITMLKVLPVTLSGPNGSYETFAFLDDGSTATMIDCKVAARIGLIGPEEIITVNGIMGLQKTTKVRYVDFYIRGKYESDIHLVNHAKAVQSLGLNEQTLSRETIESYAHLKDLAEYLTYADATPTVLIGAEHWHLSICREVCEGRRNEPAACRTLLGWTLYGPTSSKTKPVEFVNHCQLDRTEPSENERLESLIKEQYKLDSLGISKRETLFSKLDSRAVEILDATTTRLPTGRYEVGLPWRDNIQCVPDSYPQALSRFLSLERRMIREPAFADAYKKFIDNMIAKNYAEECNPGTYYNHLITKSVNTSIDLKRDTTLSDYSNKIHTLSDNLQPSTVSPNKAETNFDIELSSVNNNKNKLKTESEPNKSDINARIRWYLPHFGVYHPQKRKLRVVHDAAATNQGVSLNSLLLQGPDLLENLLGILFRFREGAVAITADIKEMFPQIKIREQDRDALRFLWRDVQSRKTTPLKEYRMTAVIFGASSSPFTALYIKHKNAMSHQDSYPAAANASIHSSYMDDFLDSLDDVDEAAQMASDVVTIHRNACFEMCGWISNDQGALRLVPTELRAAQPSEMSLGSESSSVRALGVSWDPISDTIGFRTGLEGLILQGSFNKRKVLSHLMKVYDPLGLLGPIVVKGRILLQEAWRSNIDWDTPFPPSQILKWNEWFKELSDVSTIRIPRWYAKLNGEPLHRELHIFADASELAFATVAYWRLLYADGTVKLALITSKTRVSPLKPTSIPRLELQGALIASRLAVTIKEFHKKKPLRTFLWTDSRTVLGWLRSDARTYKPFVAHRVGEITENTRVQDWKWVPTDLNVADDATRIKPLHLNPNHRWFTGPSFLLDPPENWPVEPAGQPIVQEERKQTSGLVVGHLTITADFSRFSDWLRLLRATARVLQAASKFRSALDRVGRVAPSTDVRLRQRTNTPTSTTLIPLTAELMEAAERHVLKKVQSESFSDEIPIIERGELIPKSSRLAKLSPRMGPDNLLHLAGRIVAVQDVGSEIKFPIILDGRHPVVRLLVNFYHRKAGHANNEMVVNEVRQKYWLLHLRSTVRSVTSKCLFCRIKRAKPMNPMTGNLPPQRLAHHRRPFTYTGLDYFGPLNTKIGRRQEKRYVALYTCMTSRAVHLELVHSLSADSAIMSLRRFIARRGAPNTVYSDNGTCFVGADRILREFYQHEVYDFAANRGIKWSFIPAAAPFFGGCWERLIRTVKVALNATLREREPNPEVLVTLLLEAEAIVNSRPLTHVPIGPEDQETLTPFHFLIGSSSNQVLPATLDDRDLLRRADWRKALRLADHFWNRWVKEILPTMQPRQIAENREHDLTVGDLVIIVDQNLPRGTWPRGRVVATFPGRDGVVRVVDVATSGGILRRPSKKLVRLEA from the exons ATGACCGCCGATCCCCCTATAAATTTACGGCCAGAACCTACTGTAGAGTGTAATGTAGTAAATAACCGTATTAATTCACCTTTATTGCGTGAAGACGTCAAACGTCAAAACGGCCACGATAATGCACTGATTGATTTTAACAATGATCATGTAAATGAAGAGTGCCGCCGTCAAGATCAAACCGAGCCAATAACCGGCTCTGCCACGCTTTTACAAGCTATTGCCGATACGGCTGCCGCAGCTAAAGCGCTCGCCGCACGAGACGTGCCAAGAAAAGCTAAAATTGAGCTTCCAACTTTCTATGGCAACTCGTCACAATGGCTtcaatttaaatacttatttgatAGTACTAAAACTTCTTATTCCCCCGCAGAAAATACGGCGCGTCTACATAACGCACTCCGCGGGCCCGCCCGGGAGGCCGTCGCCTCTTTACTCAACACCGCGGCAGCTTCCGAAGATATCATGGCAGCACTCGAACGTACATTTGCTTGTCCCGAAATGATTGTCTTCGGCGAAGTTCAGATTTTGAAAACGCTGCCTCGGCTCGGGCCTGACCTAAAGGAGATAGGTATTTTCGCTAATAAGGTACGCAATTCTTTGTCTACTATGAAATTACTCGGCCTACGAGAATATTTACAATCGCCGGAGCTGTTTCATAATATTCTAGGAAAATTTAACCCTTTAATGAAAATGAGATGGTCTGATTATGCGTCAGATTTGTCAGAAACGTCAAACCATCTCAAGTCAAAGTTAGAACTTTTATCTGACTTTCTAACACGCGAACACGAACGCTATATTAAATTCGCTTTATCGCCAGAAGTAGGGCTTTCTATGTCTATACCGCAACAATCACGAGTACATCTTCCAATGAATAAACCATTTAAACGTGAAAATATACATTCCGTCACTcatgacaaaaataaaacgattGGTAAGATAGAGtgtgtttattgtaaaaaatcccacaatataaaaaaatgtactgaattTACGTCGTTATCTGTTGACGATAGGTGGCGTTGGTTACGTGAACACAAAGTTTGTTATAAATGTCTAAAAGACAACTCACACCTATGGAAATTATGCAAAAGCAACCCTTGCGGGGTCGATGGTTGTACTTTTCGACACAACCCTCTTTTGCACGGCAGGCAGGATACGTTTAGATCACCGCCTACACCCGATACACGGATTAATAACGTCATTTGCGTTCCTGCGGCTGAAA CCGATAATAAGGTGTCAGACAATAATGTGACTGTGTCTAATATAGGTATATCGTGTAACCAACATAAAACGTCTAATGAAATATGTTCAAATATTACAATGTTGAAGGTTTTACCAGTGACACTGTCAGGGCCAAATGGCAGCTATGAAACCTTCGCGTTTCTCGATGATGGCAGTACTGCGACTATGATCGATTGTAAAGTGGCTGCTCGCATAGGTTTAATAGGGCCTGAAGAGATCATAACTGTCAATGGTATCATGGGTTTACAAAAAACTACAAAGGTAAGATACGTTGACTTTTACATAAGAGGTAAATATGAATCTGACATCCATTTGGTAAATCATGCTAAGGCTGTACAATCGTTAGGCTTGAACGAACAAACTCTATCTAGAGAGACTATTGAATCTTATGCTCACTTAAAAGACCTAGCCGAATACTTGACATATGCTGACGCTACACCAACCGTACTTATTGGTGCTGAGCATTGGCATCTGTCAATATGTCGCGAGGTTTGTGAAGGCAGACGTAACGAGCCCGCCGCTTGTCGCACTTTGCTTGGGTGGACTTTGTATGGACCAACGAGTAGCAAAACCAAGCCAGTCGAGTTCGTCAACCATTGTCAGTTAGACCGCACTGAACCTTCTGAAAATGAACGCCTGGAGTCACTGATAAAGGAGCAATACAAACTCGACTCGCTCGGTATCTCTAAGCGCGAGACTCTATTTAGCAAGCTAGACTCCCGTGCCGTCGAGATTCTTGATGCTACCACCACACGCTTACCGACCGGTAGATATGAAGTAGGTCTTCCGTGGCGTGACAACATACAGTGTGTTCCCGATAGCTACCCGCAAGCTTTATCAAGATTTCTAAGCCTCGAAAGGCGAATGATTCGTGAGCCCGCCTTCGCTGACGCGTATAAAAAGTTTATTGATAACATGATTGCCAAAAATTACGCTGAAGAGTGCAATCCCGGCACTTATTATAATCATCTTATCACTAAAAGCGTCAACACCAGCATTGATCTCAAACGCGATACCACTTTAAGCgattattcaaataaaattcaCACCTTATCTGATAACTTACAACCTAGTACAGTCAGTCCGAATAAAGCAGaaacaaattttgacattgagcTGTCAAGTgtgaataacaataaaaataaattaaaaaccgaATCTGAACctaataaaagtgacattaacGCAAGAATAAGGTGGTATTTGCCTCATTTTGGCGTGTACCATCCACAAAAACGTAAACTTCGTGTTGTCCACGACGCAGCCGCGACTAATCAGGGTGTTTCATTAAACTCGTTGCTGCTTCAAGGACCTGATCTTTTAGAaaatttattaggtattttatttcggTTCAGAGAGGGCGCTGTTGCCATAACAGCTGATATTAAGGAAATGTTTCCTCAAATAAAAATCCGTGAACAAGATCGTGACGCACTACGTTTTTTATGGCGCGACGTTCAGTCAAGGAAAACAACGCCTCTAAAAGAATATCGGATGACAGCTGTCATTTTTGGAGCATCGTCCAGTCCTTTTACTGCGTTGTACATTAAACATAAAAACGCTATGTCTCACCAAGATTCGTATCCAGCGGCAGCCAACGCAAGTATCCATAGTTCTTATATGGACGATTTCCTGGATAGCCTGGACGATGTTGACGAAGCTGCACAGATGGCATCCGATGTTGTGACTATTCATCGTAACGCATGTTTCGAAATGTGTGGCTGGATTTCTAACGATCAAGGAGCATTGCGTCTTGTACCGACTGAACTGCGCGCCGCCCAGCCTAGTGAGATGTCACTTGGTAGTGAGTCAAGTAGCGTCAGAGCCTTAGGTGTTTCATGGGATCCTATATCAGACACTATCGGATTTAGGACCGGTTTAGAAGGTCTCATACTACAGGGCAGTTTTAATAAACGCAAAGTGTTGTCCCACCTCATGAAAGTATACGACCCACTAGGTTTGTTGGGCCCAATAGTGGTCAAAGGGCGTATACTGCTTCAGGAGGCGTGGAGATCCAATATTGACTGGGACACACCATTTCCACCATCACAGATTTTAAAGTGGAACGAGTGGTTTAAGGAACTGTCTGACGTATCTACAATTAGGATTCCACGATGGTACGCCAAGCTCAATGGAGAACCTCTACACAGGGAGCTACACATTTTCGCGGACGCAAGCGAGCTTGCCTTTGCCACCGTCGCTTATTGGCGCTTATTGTATGCAGATGGTACAGTCAAGCTCGCACTCATCACCAGTAAGACGAGAGTCTCACCTTTGAAGCCCACTTCAATTCCTCGTCTAGAATTGCAGGGCGCTTTGATAGCTTCTCGCCTTGCTGTCACTATTAAAGAGTTTCATAAGAAAAAACCTTTACGAACTTTCTTGTGGACAGATTCAAGAACTGTCCTCGGTTGGCTCAGAAGTGACGCACGAACGTACAAACCCTTTGTGGCCCATCGCGTAGGAGAAATTACAGAAAATACGCGCGTGCAAGATTGGAAATGGGTCCCAACTGATTTGAACGTTGCGGACGATGCCACTAGGATTAAGCCGCTTCATCTTAATCCAAACCACCGATGGTTTACAGGCCCCTCGTTCCTCCTCGATCCTCCGGAGAACTGGCCTGTTGAACCAGCTGGTCAGCCTATAGTCCAGGAAGAGCGGAAGCAGACTTCTGGACTTGTGGTTGGTCATCTGACAATTACCGCGGATTTCAGTCGTTTTAGTGACTGGCTACGATTACTTCGTGCTACTGCTCGCGTTTTGCAAGCTGCGTCTAAATTTCGCTCGGCTTTAGATCGCGTAGGTCGCGTTGCTCCTAGCACCGATGTTAGGCTTCGTCAACGTACGAATACACCTACGTCCACCACTCTAATCCCCCTGACAGCGGAACTTATGGAAGCCGCAGAAAGGCACGTCCTGAAGAAAGTACAATCTGAGTCATTTAGTGACGAAATCCCAATAATAGAACGTGGAGAATTGATACCAAAGAGTAGTCGCCTGGCAAAGCTTTCTCCCAGAATGGGGCCAGACAACTTGTTGCACCTAGCTGGCAGAATCGTTGCTGTACAAGACGTCGGTTCCGAGATCAAGTTTCCAATCATTCTAGATGGACGACACCCAGTAGTGCGCTTATTGGTCAATTTCTACCATCGCAAGGCTGGACATGCAAACAATGAAATGGTGGTCAATGAGGTTCGACAAAAATATTGGCTTCTTCATCTGCGCAGTACTGTTCGAAGCGTCACCAGCAAATGTTTGTTCTGTCGCATCAAAAGAGCAAAGCCAATGAATCCGATGACCGGTAACCTTCCTCCTCAGCGGCTTGCCCACCACCGCCGCCCATTCACGTACACTGGCTTGGATTATTTCGGCCCGTTAAATACCAAGATCGGTCGAAGACAAGAGAAACGTTATGTGGCCCTGTACACCTGCATGACATCCAGAGCCGTTCACCTGGAGCTTGTACATTCCCTTTCTGCTGACTCCGCAATAATGAGCCTGCGACGGTTTATTGCTAGAAGAGGTGCTCCCAATACTGTATATTCTGACAACGGTACATGTTTTGTTGGTGCAGACCGAATTCTACGCGAATTTTATCAGCACGAGGTCTACGATTTTGCTGCCAATAGAGGAATAAAGTGGAGCTTTATCCCTGCCGCTGCTCCTTTTTTCGGCGGATGCTGGGAGAGACTGATTCGCACCGTCAAAGTCGCGCTGAATGCCACATTACGAGAAAGAGAACCTAATCCCGAAGTCCTAGTAACTCTCCTTCTAGAAGCTGAGGCAATTGTAAATTCTCGACCTCTGACCCATGTCCCTATTGGCCCTGAAGACCAGGAAACCCTAACGCCCTTCCACTTTCTAATTGGCTCATCTTCTAACCAGGTTCTGCCTGCAACCCTTGACGACCGAGACCTTTTAAGACGTGCTGACTGGAGGAAGGCGTTGAgattggccgaccacttttggAACCGATGGGTAAAAGAAATTCTGCCAACCATGCAACCTCGCCAGATAGCGGAGAACAGAGAGCACGACTTGACTGTTGGCGACTTAGTCATCATTGTAGACCAGAACCTACCCCGAGGAACCTGGCCACGCGGCCGCGTCGTTGCTACATTCCCTGGCAGAGACGGAGTGGTCAGGGTGGTGGACGTAGCCACATCAGGTGGAATTCTTCGTCGACCTTCTAAAAAATTGGTCAGATTAGAGGCATAA